In the genome of Priestia aryabhattai, the window CGCCTTTGATGGTATTCATATTTATGGATTAGTAGTGCTTTTATTTGTGATTATCTAGATTAGTTATAGTATGCAGTATTATAGGTATATATATAATATATCATATCGTATTTTCACATGGACAAATAAACATAAATTCCTATTTATAAAGCTATAAAGTGCTATGGTAAACATAAATACTTTAGGTTTTTTCTATGATGAAAAATGGGCCCTTTTTCTAGAGGAAGTGTAATAAGTGAAATTTGTTTTAAATAAATATATTAATCATGATTTTTATTCGGGGGGTAAGATTTATGTGAACCTACATAATGTCGGTTTACATAAATAAAAGAGGTCACAGAATTTATCTCTGTGACCTCTTTTATTTATGCTTTTTCTCTACGTTGTTTGACAAAATGAATATTCCAGTAGATTAAAATGGCAATGATGATATACTGTGCCATAGGAGAGATGACTAAAGCTTTAGAGATAGGGAACTCATACACAATCACAACTTTTACTAACGCTTCTATCATCAGTCCGATACCCCAAACAGCCGCCATTATTCGTATAAAGTGACGGAAGGATATCTCTTCTTCCCATCGTTTTGTCATGACGGATTTATTTGAAATAAACCTAATTGTAAAGTAATAGATCAGTGGCTTCGGTGTCAATAAAGAAAGTAAGAAGACAAGTCCCATTATGCCTGTAACATACGATTCCCTTAACAGAATAAAACGTTCATCTCCTCCAATCCATGCCGCCACTATGCTAAGAACAATTCCTGAAAAAATAAAAAAAGAGAACGTATCCAGCTTTTTATCCTTTATGAGATGATAAAGTGTATCTACTAATGGAACAC includes:
- a CDS encoding VC0807 family protein gives rise to the protein MQTSKVEIIVSVLINIVLPYLIYTILKTHITSIIALSFAACVPLVDTLYHLIKDKKLDTFSFFIFSGIVLSIVAAWIGGDERFILLRESYVTGIMGLVFLLSLLTPKPLIYYFTIRFISNKSVMTKRWEEEISFRHFIRIMAAVWGIGLMIEALVKVVIVYEFPISKALVISPMAQYIIIAILIYWNIHFVKQRREKA